The following nucleotide sequence is from Stigmatopora argus isolate UIUO_Sarg chromosome 18, RoL_Sarg_1.0, whole genome shotgun sequence.
TGATCACACATCCCCAGAAGCTGACCAAAACACACAGATCCTCTTGCTTTGTCAATACCCATATCCTCCACCCTGATGGCGATAAAGTGAGAACCGTATCACACTGGGAGAACACAAGGTGAGGTGTAATAGAAAGACAAGACCACTATTGAATTAGTAGACAAAGAACCCTTTTGTACGTTTCAACAAGGTTGCCATCTCACCATTTGGCCGCCCGCCTCACAGAATCTTCATTGTGTGTGGCGACAATAATCCTGTAGCGTTCCGGGTCCTTGGCGACCAGTCTTAGCATCACCTCCAGCAAGCTGTTATAACTGTCATAAAgtgcattacagtaatccctcgaatatcgtagttaatgttgaccagacatggccgcgataacgAAAAACCgaaaagtaggatcacccccattattactaccataataCATGTTTGCGCGCCTATATGTGATAAAGGATCTCGTGAGCTGTCAACGACGCAGAAAATTTGGTACAAATGTAAGCTTCCGAATGAATGTCTATACTTGTCATTTGTGTCTTCCCAGCAGTCTTGGACGGGGTCTGGGCGACCTTCCTTCCCCGCTTGCTTCCTCTCTTTGTCCATGTAGGCCCCTCGCACCAGCTTAACCCCCAGGCAGAACCCTTCTTCCTGGGACTGACGAATCGACTCCATGAGGTGCGCCCTGGTCTCCTGAGAGCAGGTGTTTTTATGCAAAACATTCACTTACACTTAAACCTTTTTGCTAGTGTTGATACCATGATATTGTGATTACATAAAGAACAACTATTGACCAATACATGGCACGAAGGATCCCAAAAATCCCAATGTATACACTTTATTTCCTTTTGGAAAGTGGGTTTTTACCTTCAGATAACACTGATATGTGTACCAGATCCAGGCTCCATCTTTGTTAAACTTCTTCATCATTGCCATGGTAACAAGGGACAGGGCGGGGTTCATGTAGGTGTATTCTGCATCGACCAGGACCCGCACTTTGTTTACGCTACACTAAGGGACACAGATTAGAtaaatgttttatattatatatagcataaaaacaaacatgtaGAGACCGTGGTACCTCAGCAATACTATTAAGTCGCTGTAGGCTACAGTGCAAGTGCGCCGCCTCACTCTCCTCTAAACCAGGAAACTTCACATTCTTGCCatccatagcttggaccagtaGGTCTAAGTCATAGGTTTGTTTGGAAATGACCTTGGTGAGTTTGACCTTGATGGACAACATGATGAAACAGCATTGAGTTGCTATTTTACCACAGCAGTAGCATTTTCTATTATGTAATAGCTTTAATTTGACTTTACATGGCTGTTGAtcaaaagtaaaatatataCTATTTGAGACAGCATGCATCTTGAAAAATCTTACATTTGCAAACAGTTTCTCTCAAAACAAACTATAgttcaacaaacaaaaatgtgtttactgcaaaaaaatgactaagttgaTGTATTTCTAATTGCACTTACGCAGAGTTCAGGGCTGAGTAGAGCCGTGACCTTCAGTTGCATCATGGGGTTTTTGCTCCAAGAGTTGCTGTGCGACATCCGTACACATTCCAGCATGGCGTGCATGTTCTCGTTATATCTCTTCTCGCTGCAGGAGAAAATGATTGACGTCAGCTTGTAAAAGTTAAatgcaaatcatttattttcctgTAGTAGTAGCTTCTTCTCCAAAGATTGTTTCAGTGGTTATGTGCTCCTGACCCCGTGCTCTCTCCTAGATCCTCTTCAATGGGAACCGCCAGCATGGGCCTCAGTCCCAGCATGCTCATCTTCTCCATGGACTCGGAGATCTCCTTCTCGTTCTCACCGGCCACAAACTGAGCGTACACCGTCGTTCTCATCAGAGAGGAGAAAATGCGCTTTCCCAGGATGCTGCGCGTCACTGACATCAGCTGCGGAGAGTGACCAGGTCTCTTAaagtttttatttagtttaaatTAGGACAATTGGTGATGATGGTGCAAGTGTCTTCCCAGGACTACAAATTGTAAACACTTTATTTTGAAGttaataacaattttaatagttTTCTTCATCGGTACTGGACTCAAATAGTGCTTTAGACAAGGTTATGCAGAATAGAAGTTAGTGTTAGTACAAAACTGCAAGGCTCCtgctacagttaaaaatgaaaagaaaacataaataaatatcttgAACAGTAGGATTTTTAATGCTCAAAATTTTGCGATTGGTTCATTTGGAACATAAAAGCTTTTACGGTCTCTACTATAAAGGTATCTGCAGACTTTTACAACCACATTATCTATTATTATCTGTTTATGTTTACTCCCTGTTTAGATAAGGGTGTGTAGATTATTAATTTAGATGTTTAAAAGCAGTAATGGTTAGGTCATATTGAAACATCTCATTTTATAACtgcattttaatttgtattcTCAAATCGATGGTCCAATTATTACTTATTTGAACAGATGAAGTATGACAGTACActaaaaatactatatatataataataaggACTCAAAATAGGCTGTCagtagaaaatatttatttagagGTGCACAACAATGTTTGTGGTAACTAAACGACCTTGACTTGGATGAATGACAATTTACTTTGACAAACTGATTTACTTCAGTATCACTTTTTAGGGAAAGTCAATCAAATTCACACTACAACAAACACAGAttcttctttattttattttttttgcttttcaagtTGTGTTGTATTCTggtagaggaaaaaaatcacattttgtagCTCACCTTGTCGCAATTGTTGACCAACGCAGGAAAGGAGCAGAATCGGAAGACAGCCAAGGCCCGAAACAACTCCCTTAAGTTTTTTACCCGAAATGCGCTGGGATCCTCGAAGGCCAAAGAAGTGGCGAGGAGGTTTGGCGGCTTGTCAGCAGCAGAGGCAGGAACATCTTGCACCGTTCTGGTGGAGGCTGTGGACATGAACCTCGTGGAGAGCAGGTAAAGGCGCGAGGAACACAGACGAGGGTAGGTCATCTTCTCTGTGTGGTGTTCTCAGGAGGAACccagaattcttttttttcggcATGTGGGCCCCTCACTGCGCATGCGAGTTTAAGGAAGGTTTGTGGTCAGGGCAAACAGGTTCTATCCGAAAAACAAATCTTTTATATTTAGTAACATTATTTGGCCTTGGGGCTCCTTACTTCTCATTCATGAGAAGTTGATCAGCTGGAGAGATCTAACAATTTTCttttgaataaaacaaacaaaaataaggaTATCTTTCCGACAAGCCACTGGTTAATCAGTGACTGTGTAAATTAGAGTAAACAACCAAGTTGACCCTTGGCATCAACCTAAAAGTGTACCCTAGGGAACATTAGCTCAAGATAGAAGTGAGAATGATGAGAGGAAAAAATTGTAGACTTTCATTGCATTTCCTTCAGACTGGAGTCATGAATCATAAATCATTTTTCTATTCTAATGAATAACTTTAGTTAGATTTCTCAATTAAGACATATAGACTatttttagaaccaaaagaatAGATTGAAGAAAATTCTACTGACTGACATTTTGTCATTCCCCAAACTGTTAAATTAGGGCAGGTGTTACATAaaccttgaattttttttggttccgtGGACGTTTGAGGACCTACATTTCAAGGTTAATTGTCAACATATGATTTAGGTCGGTTTACATATTGAGAAGGTGTCAGCTCAAATGTCTGAACGAAAGCCAATCAGTGTCCACAGGAAATTATTAACCATAGTGCCTTGTCACGTCTGGGATGTTGCTTACTCAATATTCAGCAGGGTCATGTGAATTTTAGGGGTACATTATTGCACGATAAAAGAGTCAGTCTACGTAGTTTTTATTACTAGATTCATTTGTATAAAAAGATGATTTCTTTGACAATACACACATTATCAGTGAATATACTGATCCAGTAAATTAACTATGCGAACACTACAAATTAAAATGCCAGTTTTCCCTTTTTAACAGATGCAGACACTTTGTGAATAGGTACtagatcattttaattttttatcccACAGCGATTACCTAAAGAGAAGactactatttaaaaatattctttcCCTGGTCATTTCCCCAGTAAACACAATGAACAATATTTGTTTCACACTGTTAATCTCCCCCTGAAAAGCGCTTTTAAACTGAAACAAtttagcatcattttttttctatttttaaaatatagcccTTGCACTCATGTCCAGGAAAGACGGTTGGGCGTGGGTGTGCTGGTGTCTGTATAGGTGTCGGAGGGGGATGGTTAGGGATGGGTGAGGGTCCTGACGTAACCGGAGCGGGTAGGAGGAAAATGCTGGGTAAATGGCTGGGGTGGGAGGTGGGATGGGGTGATTTGGCTCCAACTGGGGGAGCAGGGAGGGGTGGTGCAGCATCACGTCTGTGCGGTAGGGTCCGCCAGGGAACTGTGGGATGGTGCCTAGCTCCATGGAGGTGTACGAGGAAGGTGTGTTGCTAAGGTTTTGGGGGTGAGGAGTAGAGGGGAAGCAAGAGGAGGATTGGAAAGGAAGGCAGGAAGAGGGGAGGGGGAAAGCGGTGGAGAGGTTGGGGGCTTGTGCTGGCTGGGGGAGGTTGGAATGGTGAAGGGCTTGGTTGGGGAAGGACAAGTTCTGCACGGGTGGTGGGAAGGCAAAGGGTGCCTGTGGAGCACCCACGTGGGGTTGGGGATCAGGATTCGAAGGGAGAGCGTTCGGATAAATGAAAGCTTCCGAACTTTGCTCAGTGGGGGAATTGTGGCAACCGGAAAGGTCGTCGTCTCTCGTCATGAGCAGGGACATCTGGTCCTTGGGCTGACACGGAGGGAAAGGGCTTTCCGGTTCCTGGTTGGACAGCTTTAAGGTGTGATAGGATGGCGAGGAAGTAGAAGATGGCGGTGGAGTGGGGAAGGTGAAAGCGCTCTGTTGCATTGATGGCGAGTTAGTTGGGGAGGTGACAGACAGGATGGGGGAGGAAGAGTGGATGGCAGGGTAGTCCATGGATGTGTCTGGTGGGTTTGAGGAGAACGTGGAGGGCTCAGCCAGAGGAGCGAAAGAGGGCGAGTTGGTCTCACATGCGGGGAAGGTCGAGGGGAACGCAGCCTCACTCAGGGAGCCAGAACTGTGGAGAGAACAACAGTGAGATATACATGTTTACGGCAATCACCAATCGGTGATTGGGAAGAGTTGCAGTGCAACCTAAATTTTACCTTTCAATAAGAGTATCTGTGCACTCGCTTTCAGTTGTTTCCTGCATCCCAGCGCTTATTGTGAGACGGATGTCAGGAATCTGGGAGGCCATAAAAGCCTGACCGAGCTCCAGAGGCTCTTCTGGGACGACAAGACTGTCCTGGAAGGGGGTCTCCTCTGATGTAAACCTACATGAGGGTTCAGGAGGCAGACGGTGCAGAGATGCCAAGGCCAGGGCCTGCAAGTGGGCTCCGGTCATCTCGGGAGTGGGAAGGCTCTGAGTAGAGTCGCACGGATCGCAGTTCTCTGGAAAGTTCATCAAGGGTCATAAAGAGTCATAAACATCTTTACTAGAAAATACTTTTAGTACACACTGACCTGTAGTGACTGTTTCTGCCATGTCAGCTAGTTTCCTCTTCTGTCTCGCATCCCGTTGTCTGTAGAGGAATAAATAAAGATTACGGTCCAAAGCAGTTCACATGCAACAACTAAAAGTACGTGTGCCTTGATCGGGAATTACTTTTTGCTATTCATGCCTTCATCACGGAATCCTTTGGCAAAAGGGTTGGAGTTGATCTTCAGCTCTGTGATCTGCAATCCAGAAAAATACACGGATCAAGTTTAAGAAGTGGTTTTTAAAACAGTCCTAAGAAATGAGAGCCAGATTTGGTGCTAGTATATTCGATGAAAAGTACCCTATTGTTCTGGTAGGCGGTGACTGTGACAAACTGGGTCTCTGGGAATACGAAGGAGTGCTGCCCCCCACCCCAACTCAACATGTCTCTGGCCTCGATGACATGCACTCTGGGCTGGTAGCGATGCAATGAGTGGAGAATGATCTAGAATGTCaaaggagaaaaagaaagacaTGACATTTGAGATCAGAGACTTACTAACATATATGCAAGTTCTCTGATTAGTCTGGTGTCATCAGTTTGTGCGATACGTACATGTCCCCGTGCGTCCAGTGTGTTGTTGGTGAGCTTGGCGTAGTGAAAGGAGATGGTACGGCTCTGCCAGTGAGCGCCAGTGGCGGGGGAATCTGGGTGGATGAACACACGGTCCGGTAGCCTAGCTTCCGCAGCGCCCACCGCTTGCCATCCGCCTCCTTGGAAGCGATAGCGAGAGTTGTCCATGGGGATTATGTCCAGAAGGAGTATGTAGCGCAATGTTGGGTTCAAACCAGACAGCTTTAATTTTATGCCGGGAAACATCCGTCTGAGGGAGGGCGAAGGGAAGGAAGTTATTATAGATTCAGGTTAGATTAGATTCAGGTTTTCTCTTACGAAAGTAAGTCATTGGTTGGATTTCCTCCCCTCACCTGCCCTTTTTGGTGATA
It contains:
- the prodh2 gene encoding hydroxyproline dehydrogenase; the protein is MTYPRLCSSRLYLLSTRFMSTASTRTVQDVPASAADKPPNLLATSLAFEDPSAFRVKNLRELFRALAVFRFCSFPALVNNCDKLMSVTRSILGKRIFSSLMRTTVYAQFVAGENEKEISESMEKMSMLGLRPMLAVPIEEDLGESTGEKRYNENMHAMLECVRMSHSNSWSKNPMMQLKVTALLSPELCVKLTKVISKQTYDLDLLVQAMDGKNVKFPGLEESEAAHLHCSLQRLNSIAECSVNKVRVLVDAEYTYMNPALSLVTMAMMKKFNKDGAWIWYTYQCYLKETRAHLMESIRQSQEEGFCLGVKLVRGAYMDKERKQAGKEGRPDPVQDCWEDTNDNYNSLLEVMLRLVAKDPERYRIIVATHNEDSVRRAAKWVEDMGIDKARGSVCFGQLLGMCDHVSLTLAKEGYAVYKSVPYGSVDDTLPYLVRRAQENQSVLKGIRKERDLLKQELHRRLGFRA
- the tbx6 gene encoding T-box transcription factor TBX6, producing MMLGVDVYPSLALGPQCLGDRFYRVSQDREPAPHLPRFPSTCDVVAKPLPHTRLAAPLPVHRGEQAAQAEKDDVKIDLENSSLWKQFSSVGTEMIITKKGRRMFPGIKLKLSGLNPTLRYILLLDIIPMDNSRYRFQGGGWQAVGAAEARLPDRVFIHPDSPATGAHWQSRTISFHYAKLTNNTLDARGHIILHSLHRYQPRVHVIEARDMLSWGGGQHSFVFPETQFVTVTAYQNNRITELKINSNPFAKGFRDEGMNSKKQRDARQKRKLADMAETVTTENCDPCDSTQSLPTPEMTGAHLQALALASLHRLPPEPSCRFTSEETPFQDSLVVPEEPLELGQAFMASQIPDIRLTISAGMQETTESECTDTLIESSGSLSEAAFPSTFPACETNSPSFAPLAEPSTFSSNPPDTSMDYPAIHSSSPILSVTSPTNSPSMQQSAFTFPTPPPSSTSSPSYHTLKLSNQEPESPFPPCQPKDQMSLLMTRDDDLSGCHNSPTEQSSEAFIYPNALPSNPDPQPHVGAPQAPFAFPPPVQNLSFPNQALHHSNLPQPAQAPNLSTAFPLPSSCLPFQSSSCFPSTPHPQNLSNTPSSYTSMELGTIPQFPGGPYRTDVMLHHPSLLPQLEPNHPIPPPTPAIYPAFSSYPLRLRQDPHPSLTIPLRHLYRHQHTHAQPSFLDMSARAIF